CGCCCCGAACGGAGCATGACGGCGCCCGGATTCGCGCGCGGGCCCGGCCCGCGCCCGAGTCGCCGCGTCCTCCCGAAGCGTCCCCCTTCAGAAGTGCCCGCATGAGCGTCGTCACCCGCATCGCCCGCAGCCGGGCGGCCCAGGAGAGCCTCGGCTTCCTCGGCGCGAGCTACCTGAAGCTGGTGCGGCGCACGAACCGCTTCAGCCTCGATCCGCCCGACGCCTACGAGTGGCTGACGCCGCTGCGGCCCTTCATCGCCGCCATGTGGCACGGCCAGCACCTCATGGTGCCGTTCGTCCGCCGGCCGCAGGACCGGGTCGCCACCATGGTGTCGCGCTCCGTCGATGGCGGTGTGAACACCGCGGTGCTCGAGCGCTTCGGGGTCAGGGTCATGCGCGGCTCGGGCGCGCGACGCGCCAGCGACGTTTGGGCGAAGGGCGGGGTCCAGGCCCTGCGCGGCTGCCTCAAGGCGCTGGAAGACGGTGAATCGGTCGCCTTCAGCGCCGACGTGCCGAAGGTGTCGCGGCGCTGCGGCGAGGGCATCGTGATGCTGGCGCGGCTCTCCGGCCGCCCCGTCGTGCCGACCGCCGTGGTGACGAGCCGCTACCTGCAGTTCGACAGTTGGGACCGGGCGAGCCTCGGCCTGCCCTTCGGCCGCGGCGTGATGGCCTTCGGCGAGCCGATCGCGATCGCCCGCGACCTCGACGCGGACGGCGTCGAGGCGGCGCGCCTGCGCATCGAGACCGACCTCAACGCCGTCCATGCCCGCGCCTTCGCGCAGGTCGGCCGGGTCGACCCGGTGCATACCCGAAAAGGGGCGCCGGCCCGATGAGGCGCGAGGACGTGCCGGCGCTGCTGCGCGCCTACCATTACGGGTTGATCGCCGGGGAGCCGGCGCTCGCGGGCCTGCTCGCCTGGCGCCGCCGGCGCGGCAAGGAGGACCCGGTGCGCCTGCCCGAGCGCACCGGGCGGCCCGGCAAGCCGCGGCCCGCCGGCCCGCTGGTCTGGGCCCACGGCGCCAGCATCGGCGAGGCGTTGTCGCTCATCGGCCTCGTCGAGCGCCTGACCCGGCGCGGCTTCACGGTGCTGGTCACCTCCGGCACCCGGACCTCGGCGGCCCTGCTGGCGCGGCG
This sequence is a window from Methylobacterium sp. SyP6R. Protein-coding genes within it:
- a CDS encoding lysophospholipid acyltransferase family protein; amino-acid sequence: MSVVTRIARSRAAQESLGFLGASYLKLVRRTNRFSLDPPDAYEWLTPLRPFIAAMWHGQHLMVPFVRRPQDRVATMVSRSVDGGVNTAVLERFGVRVMRGSGARRASDVWAKGGVQALRGCLKALEDGESVAFSADVPKVSRRCGEGIVMLARLSGRPVVPTAVVTSRYLQFDSWDRASLGLPFGRGVMAFGEPIAIARDLDADGVEAARLRIETDLNAVHARAFAQVGRVDPVHTRKGAPAR